Genomic window (Rosa chinensis cultivar Old Blush chromosome 6, RchiOBHm-V2, whole genome shotgun sequence):
ACATGTATTCCACACTCTTTGTTCTAATAACCAGTCTCTGAGAAAATGAAAGGAATTATAAATCACAATTAAGTGGAATAGGTAAATATAATTTGGTAGTTATATAATTAAAAGGGGTTTGATTATATACCAGAATACTTAGAGGGGCAGCAAATACACAGACAGAGAAGACGACATTTATCCAGCCAACGACTTTAAGCCGCAGAAGAGGATTTGGGATTTGGTATGTAACTCCTACGATCACCCCATAAGCCAAAAAGTTAAACAGGACTAGCAGCTTTGCCGTGAAAATCTGTAGAAACCCAGAAACAGTTTATGAATTAAAACCAAGTACAATGCTGGCTCCccttcaaaaaaattaaaaccaagTACAATATTCACGTAAGCAGAGAGAAGATATAATCTAGATAAGAGTGGGTTATAACTAAGTACCCTGGAATTTGATGGTGCGTAAATCATGTAAACTATAAGGTATATAGTTTCTATGATGGAGCCAAAGGAATTGATTCCCAAGAGCAAATAAGCATTTTCTTTGATGTAAGCATAGTAGAGCATTAACATGGCACTAAACAAAGCCACTGAATATGGTAAAGATTGGAACCCGTCTGCTGATTTTCTCTTGTAAATCCTATAAAATGTCGGTCTGCGAAACACACGAACAAAAAGCGAAAATTAGGATGAACAAAGTTGATAAAAGATGATACATGCATGAATAAGTGAGAGCCAGCCAgacagggagagagagagagagagagagagagagagagagagagagagagagagagagagagagagagagagagtttacaGTGGGGCTAGCAAGACGAGGAAGGAGACGAGGGTACCTGTAGGGAAAAAAATAGAGCAACAGAGGAAAACAGAGAGAGGTTAGAGAAGAGAAAAACAGAGGGACATTAATAAATTAAAGAGAGAATTGAATTACGTATAAGCTATCTAGAGGAAGCTTAAGTTATGCTAAGGCAGTACCTAGCATGCCAAAAACAGAGGCCAGGGTATGAGGATCAGGGGCTACCATTGTTGGCCTGAAATGAATTAATGAAGCTCTTTAACTACTGAGAATTTGAGGGGCTTTTGAGGGCACACTTCAAAAACTCAGAGAGCTTGTCTTAATTTCCTGCATTCTGCTCATATATATACGGCTAGAAAAGGGAAAAGAGGGgagaaaaaaacaagaaagaaatggGTCTCTGAGAAAGAATTAACTGTATGTGTGAAATGGGTGTTTCGTGGGCAACAATTAATTGAGCTAGCTGTGAATAAGCTGATCTTCCACTATTTATGACCAAGAGCTTTCTTTTCCTAGCTTCTATGTATAATCGGGTTCGGGTTAAAACACACGATTACATTTGGTGAGTTAGAAATATTAGGTTGCCTGGTGAAGCAAATGATTGAGAACTTGAGCAACAAAACCAAGACAAGTAATGCATATCTCTGGTACAGCCTACAACTGGCTGATTGAACAACCCTACTAAACCGATAAACCCTGaactctaaaccctagcccTGACTAAGCGTGTCTTCGGGTCAGACCGGAGGAATCTGGTGAAAGCATTTTTGGTAAATTGGGTTGGTGAGTCAACTGAAATGGGTAGAAACATGAGCCATTATATCGATTACGTGAAGCAAGTGACATAGCTAGAATTTGAGCAATACAAACCAAGCGAAGAATGCATTTCTGAGATAGGCTTTAACTGGCTCAAGTAGCCGTTACGTTTAATGTGTACAAATCGGTTTCTTATATACATTGtattgttgttttgtacatATGCGTTTTGTACAATGTTGCAATCATATTGCTTTTGCTTTACCAATTGGCACAACTGGACTATCGTCTTTACATGAACCAGATCAGAGGTCTTTTTGATCAGCTCACCAAAACAGTTTGTATGCTTCCTATTCAGCGTGACATAATGTATTTACCCAAGTGGCAATTCACACTTAATAAGTTTAAATCATATTCGCCCTAAATTTGCTTAGAACTTAGCATTATGGCGCGATTAAATTCGGTTGGATTGACACAACAAGCTACTTTTCAAGCACATCATGTGGGGATTGACACAACAATTTACCAACTTTAGTTGTTCAAGTTAGAATAGTCATCATCATTATCTTAATCTAATACGTTATTTAAGTTGGTGCGTTATTTAACCTAAATACTGTCACGTTTTAAATTAAATATGTGATAatagaaatttcaaaattgagagatttAGAAAAGTTACTAGTAATATTAAATATGTGCCAACTTAAATCAAAGGAAAGATTTGAACCTTGAAATCTATTACACCCAGGGATGAAGTCTGTGTAGTAAGTTCAGTGCACTGTTCGGAATTGGCAGCTAGGTTTCACCCATTTAAAAAATCTGACACCAGTCGTATGTCATTTCCACCTCCCAGATCCGACGATATCAATGTACTTTGTTTAACGCCAAATTGAAAACCAATGGTGTGGTTTGATCCAGTTTAGGCAATTGCCAATTTCCAGTGTGAAAATGTTTACCCCTAGTTCCaccgaaagaaaaaagaggagaCGAAATTATAAGCTATATCACATTATGAACCGATGTTTGGATGCATTAAGGTTGTCAAATTtattatagagagagagagagagggtcatTATCATTATCGATCATCTTCATTTTTCGTTATTTAGGTATAGATGCCGGCCAGCTGATATATAACTTGATTGGGGATAATAACTACATAAGTGTAGAATGAATTGGCCACAATATATAGTCTTTGAAAATTCTAGAATTAACTAGCTTCTTTCGTTGCTTAGTGAGAAATGGCAACCTTAATTAGGTAAATATTTGCCATATTTTAATTGGAATAGCTGCGTCCGGATAATTGCAAGCTTAATTAGCGCGTTCAATTTTTACTTAGTTATCGGTTGTTCCTTTATTTCCATACCAATTAATGGCTGAAAGAACCAATTTTGCAAAACTATTTCTTAAAATGTCAGTGCTTCCCAGATAACGAATACTACTAAAACGGCAAGTGCAGAAGCCAGAAGCAATTATCAATACCAATTATGCTATGTAAATGGAAGGTCATAAGTTGATGACTAGTTGTTGatgtaataaataaataaataaataaaaccaaaaaaaaaaaactatgccTTGTATGACCAATTgcaagtttatttatttatgttcttCATTTGAGATTACTTAAAACGCCATGCAATCATTTATACCATATATGTACTTTTGTTGGGTTAGGTTCCTTTCCTCTTCAGTTATGGGCTAGCTCTTAAAAGCTcatttcattcttctttttctgaggTCTATTCAATTCATTCAGTCACGGACTTTCTTCCAACGGTTTATAGTTCATTAATAAAGAAGCCATTTAATTACTGTTTCTTTTAGATCAACCAAACAGATTTTGATTTGACAGAGGTGTAAATATATACGGATCGATCATCATCCTCAGAGAGAAACCTAGCTAAAGTGCGCCAAATAGTTCGgagtattaattttttttgcacTGCATAATCGCGCGACCAAAAGATATAATAGCCTAACTTTATATACATGATGTATGTGTATATACACGTATATCTTTGTAATCTAGTGCATGCGTACTAGACTGGAAAAGGGGAAGGACTTATTGCATCCTAGACGTTTGAAAGTGCATATAGATCGATCTCTTTTTGTTTGTCATCTTTTCTTGTTAGAATACAAAGTTCAGTAGAACTGTTACTGAAATAACGTATGGCATCATCTGTATTTGTATATATCGATCATCCATCTATAGTTCATAGCATTCATACTTTATATGTACTGTGGATACTATCGTTTTAGTTTGTAGATGACTATCGATATATATCGACTTTGGAGACAATGATTAGTGGAGCATGTGTATTACTTAGTTTGATTGAAACAAGTATGAGTTTACCTTATCTTAAATTCTTAATCAGAAGACGAACCGTTTGATTGCACCAATTTTGCTAATGTACTGAGAAAGTGACTTATATCTTCTTGGTATGTACAATAAAGGAATTAATAGTTTGGTATTGTTTGAGAGATATGGAGAGATGATAGAAAGAGGTTGGTAGGTATCATGGTATGTAAATGTTATAAAGGATTTGGACTTTGATAGCATTGTGGAGAGCAAAGAATTTTCTCTATCAAATTAGGTAGCTAGGCAACAGGGTTTGATTCCAATAAAGGGCATCAGTACTGGGAGTGGAAGAGTAGGCGTTAAGAACTTAACATATTGACACATTTATGATATGTTAAGACACTAATTTTACAATTTCGTATTTTACCCACACTAATTTTACAATTATGAAACTAACATTGTAATTTGGAGGGGTTTTGTTTTGCCCCGTCTGTATTGTATCGACATTCTCTCTTTCTAATAAATGGAGGTCTGCTCCTTTAttaatcaaaaaaagaaaaaaactaacattgtaattatatataaatgaaTTATACGTACATTAATGAATCATATATTTGTTAATGTAATGTGTTTATCATGTGTCGGATGTCAACTTCGTATCATGTTTAAATCTAGTTGGGAgtcaaccactgcaagtggcctagtggttcttacctagttgggtgtgctccccaacctaagtTTGAAcctcgaagctgtcaaagtggctaaACACTGGGCTGCAATGCACAGTAGTGgccaaaggggtttatcttgagcctaggaagcctttgggttccccttgacaaagtaaaaaaaaaaaaaaaaaagttaattcctgtttacccagaaatcacatgtattgtgcccacttgcaccaacaagtgataggagcacaaagtgtgacgttttaatatgtatttttcctcatttggctaagttattctcttaaaattaataattataatatagtttcTGTTTTTATGTACTTCATGGTCGAAAATGGTGAAAGGAGgtaaaaaagagcagaaatgaaagtaaaataaggacaagtcattttagaaactttcctctttcatttaagaaaatatttcctattttgttttagggaactttctttgaactttcctattaaagagagaatttaggagtccatcaaattaagaactcttgagtgatgaattcaaggaaaacctgaaggaaaaatcaagaagaattcaaggagataaaagggagtgtttataatcaatatatatttattcttgattatcttatttttgattgattatagacaccaattaaattctgatttttcttgattttaggAGTTAATTATGTacacaattggaagaagaaatcagtgcaattcaaaggagaggaataagggatgtatctggtcactattcaaggaatatacaatgagtcattaaggggaaaagagatcagaaaaatcaagactttgtcatgagaaaatcaagcaaatttggaggagaaatcacctctagatgtttggccatgattgcatcacaagagaggaggattccactataaatagcagccattctcaatACCAAGAgtatcacttcctgaccaagatcacttcctggcctatcacttcctgaccaaaaactattccataactctgcccaattcacttctcaaacctccatcacctacaagaccttGACCACCATCCTTTCATCAATCTGCAAAGTTCTTAGGCGCAGAGTCAAGggcgctccaccaccatagcagagatgagttcatcaccttgttgctaagccgctgaggaaagcttcaaagtgtaactatgactctactta
Coding sequences:
- the LOC112174578 gene encoding bidirectional sugar transporter NEC1, with amino-acid sequence MVAPDPHTLASVFGMLGTLVSFLVLLAPLPTFYRIYKRKSADGFQSLPYSVALFSAMLMLYYAYIKENAYLLLGINSFGSIIETIYLIVYMIYAPSNSRIFTAKLLVLFNFLAYGVIVGVTYQIPNPLLRLKVVGWINVVFSVCVFAAPLSILRLVIRTKSVEYMSFPLSFCLTICAVMWFFYGLLIKDLFVAAPNILGFTFGMAQMILFLVYKNTKRPILPEFKLNEMPNRVAAANDEIIVACESTTQTGLKTGEGENKTSCEADGDHENQSQTTETSTVTNDIETSPESIV